The genomic region GACGACCTGACCACCTGGGGCGCCGCCAACTCGATCAACGCGCCGTTGGGCGCGCCGTCGGGCGGGGTGACCCCGTGGTCGCTGCCGCTCACGATCCCCGGCACCCGCACGCTCACGGTCTTCGCCAAGGCGTTCGGCACCAACGGCGCCAGCGACCCCAGCCGGGCGTCGAAGAAGTTCGAGACGTTCAGCGTCGAGGACGCCACCCCCGACACCCGGCTCAGCTCGCCGAGCGGCAGCGTGCTGAGCTCGACGACAGTGGTCGTGCGCGGGACCGCGAGCGACGACAAGGGCGTCAACGCGGTGAACCTCTACTTCCGCGACGCCTCGAACCGCCACCTCACCGCCGACGGCACGCTCGCCGACGGCTACGCCACGATCCGCATCGAGCCGGACGTGGTGGGGGCCACCAATGCGACCTGGCAGTACGAGGTGACGCTGCCGCACGAGGGGGAGTGGCGCTTCGGCGCGATGGCCGTCGACAACGCCGGCCAGTCCGACCTGCGCTGGGCGACCCGGGACTACACGGTCTCCTCGACCGGGCAGCCGCCCACCGTCACGATGACCAGCCCGATCGCGGTGACGCCACCGACGGCCGCGCCCACCCTGACGATGGCCCCCGGCGGCCGGGTGACCTTCGCCGGGACCGCGTCCGACGACGCGGGCCTGGCCACCGTCGAGATCAGCCTGCGCAACTCGGTGACCCGGGAGAGCCTGGCCGCCGACGGCACCTGGGGCACCGACGTGCAGGCCGGGTCCCACCGGATCTCGCCGGTCGACATCGCCGGGACGTCCTACGCCTGGAGCTACACCACGCCGTTCGACCTGCGCCCGGGCACGTACTCGTTCTCGGTGCGGGCCACCGACGACCTGGACCTGTCGACGTCCTCGAGCTTCCAGGGCCGGCTCACGATCAACGTGGGCGTGCCCGGTGACGCGCCCCCCAACGGGCTGCTCGCGTTCACCGGCACCGACATGACCCCCGAGGCGCTGCACCTGGACCTCGCCGGCACCGCGACCGACGACCTCGGGGTCGCGGCGGTGCGGCTCGCCGTCCTCGACAACGACACCGGCCGCTACGTCCGGTCCGACGGCACGATGTCGGCCGGCTTCGGCACGATCGACGCGGTGCTGGCCACGCCGGGCGGGGTGAGCACCGCCTGGTCGCTGTCCCTCGACCTGCCGGCGGCCGGCGACTACAGCGTCACGGCGTACGCCGTCGACACCGCCGGCCAGCTCGACACGTCGACGAGCGGCGCGACGGCCCGCTACCTGGTCTACCCCGGGGACGAGGACCCGCACCTCAACCTGGGCCTGGCCGCGCCCACCGAGGGCACCGCCTTCACGGAGTCGCGGATCGTGGTCAGCGGCCGCGCCGAGGACGACCTGGCCATGGGCCGCGTGGAGGTCGGCGTGGTCAACGCGGCCGGCCAGTGGATGAGCAGCAACGGCACCTTCGGCGCCACCGAGCGCTGGGTCTCGGCGTTCCTCAACAGCCCGGGCTCGCCGGGTTCCAACTACTCCTTCACGACGCCGGCGATCCCGGCCGGCGCCTACCAGGTCCGGGTCCGCCCGGTCGACGGCCGCGGGCAGTACCCGGCGGCGCACGCGGTGAACGTGGTCGTCTCCGCGCCCGCTGGCAACCTCGCCCCGGTGGCCGGCGCCACGGTGTCCTGCGCGCAGAACGTGTGCACGTTCGACGGCCGGACCAGCACCGACGAGAACGCGCCGACGCTCTCCTACGCCTGGGCCTTCGGCAACGGGCGCACCGGGTCCGGGGCGGTCTCCAGCCAGACGTACTCGACCCCCGGGACGTTCACGGCGACGCTGACGGTCACCGACGAGTACGGCGCGTCCGGCACCACCACGGTGGCGGTGACGGTGGCGGAGCCGACCGGCAACGCGGCGCCCACCGCCGTGATCAGCCCGCCGACCTGCGTGGGGCTGAGCTGCAACCTCAGCGGGGCAGCGTCCACGGACCCGAACCCGGGCGACACCGTCGGCTACCTGTGGAACTTCGGTGACGGGACCCCGACCAGCACCAGCGCGAGCCCGGCGCACGCGTTCCCCGCGGCCGGGACCTACACGGTGACCCTGACCGTGACGGACGGGTGGGGCAAGGCGACGACCGTCACCCGCACGGTCACGGTCACCGGCTGACCGGCCCGCGCCGGCCGGCTCGGGAGAGGGCGGGGCGGGGCTCCCGGGCCCCGCCCCGGCCACCCCGGCCACCCCTGACGGCCCCGAGCAGCTCGGGGAGCCGCAGCACGTCGCGGAAGCGCAGCAGCAGCAGCGCGTGGACGACCAGCCCGGCGACGAGCAGACCGCCGCGCACCGCGGGCGGGGCGCCGAGGGACCAGGCGATCGCGGCGGGCAGGCCCAGGCTGAGGGCCGGCAGCGCGATCGCGGTGAGCGTGCGGCGGTCGGCCGGCGTGCCCCCGAGCTCGGCGCGCACCTGCCAGGTCGGCAGCGCGTTGCTGACCACGATCGAGGCGGCCCAGGCGACCGCTGCCCCCTCGGCGCCCCACCGGGGGATCAGCAGCACGTTGAGGACCAGGTTGGTGGCCAGCGCCGCGAGGTTGTTCAGCAGGCTGGCGACGCTGCGGCCGGTCATCAGCAGTGCGGTGTCGACGGGGCCGGCGGCCGTGCCGACCAGCATGGCCGCGGCCAGCACCACGACGACGGTCGTGGCCCCGGTGTAGCCGCTGCCGAAGACGGCCAGCACGGCCTCGGGGACGGCGAGGCAGGCCAGGTAGACCGGCCAGGCGATCGTGACGCTCCAGGTGGTGGCGCTGCGCAGCGTGAGCACGGCGGCCTCGCGGTGGCCCGCGCCCAGCAGCCGGGCCATCTGCGGGCCCACCATCTGCTGGATCCCCTTGATGCCGAGCTGGCCGAGGGCGACGATCCGGGACGCGGCCGTGTAGACAGCTGCCGCGGCGGGACCGGCCAGCGCGGCCAC from Nocardioides pantholopis harbors:
- a CDS encoding polysaccharide biosynthesis C-terminal domain-containing protein, with product MDETAQLRGLARGGLGGLAGAGVSGLAGVAFVVVAARGLSAGEVGAVFALTSLFLVTLAVVELGSDVALVRFLALRLGQGDPAGAAAAAVVLLGPVLLLATLAGALLAVVGPGLAVAVVDVPGVSTAALVLALLVPVAAASDLMLAATRGLGTVRPTIVVDGLVRQGSQPVLALLALAVADGAAVGPGAGVVWVVAAWGAPYVVSCLLAARALRRLAHAHRLPSALGPRTALLTAAAEVWRFTAPRSLTQVAQTAIRRADIPLVAALAGPAAAAVYTAASRIVALGQLGIKGIQQMVGPQMARLLGAGHREAAVLTLRSATTWSVTIAWPVYLACLAVPEAVLAVFGSGYTGATTVVVVLAAAMLVGTAAGPVDTALLMTGRSVASLLNNLAALATNLVLNVLLIPRWGAEGAAVAWAASIVVSNALPTWQVRAELGGTPADRRTLTAIALPALSLGLPAAIAWSLGAPPAVRGGLLVAGLVVHALLLLRFRDVLRLPELLGAVRGGRGGRGGAREPRPALSRAGRRGPVSR